In Kitasatospora sp. NA04385, a single genomic region encodes these proteins:
- a CDS encoding ABC transporter substrate-binding protein, translated as MSRSTAWRAAALVTAIGLGITACSGSGAGSGKSAKDRTLVVESNPVPSFTENYNPFDGNSFVTVANARSLVWEPLFQFNTLTEQDPIPWLAKGYEWSNGNRTLKLTLTPGVKWSDGQAFSSADVKFTFELLKANPAANGGGAPLPSGIETPDADTVVMTFDAPQKANFVGIANQLIVPEHVWSGVKDPATAVIKADKLIGTGPYLLDKFTAQNVTFKVNPQFRETPKVKRISFPAYATNDAATLALSSGEIDLAGNNINNVLNTFVGKNPQHHHLFQKDAPYFPGSNTASLFLNTASESAPALADPAVRQAISAGMNRKAYTSQCETDYALPATSSSGLLLPNDAKALDPALKDDLKPEADAAKVDALLGAAGWSKSNGKWTKDGKTIKFTIIDPNSFTDYWCAAQAMAKDLNSLGFDVDANGAFDFNSWNTAITTGKYDAAIHWGQGGTAYQRLQYVLDPRMGAETGKVAAGNFSKYAPAKALDAVKAFESAADPAAEQAALHDLQQIMSQDVPAVPVFYGPAWYEYNDTQFTGWPNEDDPYMNPSPNSQAYEYIILKLTPRD; from the coding sequence ATGAGCCGTTCCACCGCTTGGAGAGCCGCCGCCCTGGTCACGGCGATCGGCCTCGGCATCACCGCCTGTTCCGGCTCCGGCGCGGGCTCCGGCAAGAGCGCGAAGGACCGCACCCTGGTGGTGGAGTCCAACCCGGTGCCCTCCTTCACCGAGAACTACAACCCCTTCGACGGCAACTCCTTCGTCACCGTCGCCAACGCCCGCTCGCTGGTGTGGGAGCCGCTGTTCCAGTTCAACACCCTCACCGAGCAGGACCCGATCCCGTGGCTGGCCAAGGGCTACGAGTGGTCGAACGGGAACCGGACGCTGAAGCTGACCCTCACCCCGGGCGTCAAGTGGAGCGACGGCCAGGCGTTCTCCTCGGCGGACGTCAAGTTCACCTTCGAGCTGCTGAAGGCGAACCCGGCGGCCAACGGCGGCGGCGCCCCGCTGCCGAGCGGGATCGAGACGCCCGACGCCGACACCGTGGTGATGACCTTCGACGCCCCGCAGAAGGCCAACTTCGTCGGCATCGCCAACCAGCTGATCGTGCCCGAGCACGTCTGGTCGGGCGTCAAGGACCCGGCCACCGCGGTGATCAAGGCCGACAAGCTGATCGGCACCGGCCCGTACCTGCTGGACAAGTTCACCGCCCAGAACGTCACCTTCAAGGTCAACCCGCAGTTCCGCGAGACCCCGAAGGTCAAGCGGATCTCCTTCCCCGCCTACGCCACCAACGACGCGGCCACCCTGGCGCTCAGCTCCGGCGAGATCGACCTCGCGGGCAACAACATCAACAACGTGCTGAACACCTTCGTCGGGAAGAACCCGCAGCACCACCACCTGTTCCAGAAGGACGCGCCCTACTTCCCGGGGTCCAACACCGCCTCGCTCTTCCTCAACACCGCGAGCGAGAGCGCCCCGGCGCTGGCCGACCCGGCGGTGCGCCAGGCGATCAGCGCCGGGATGAACCGCAAGGCGTACACCAGCCAGTGCGAGACCGACTACGCGCTGCCCGCCACCTCCTCCAGCGGCCTGCTGCTGCCCAACGACGCCAAGGCGCTGGACCCGGCGCTGAAGGACGACCTCAAGCCGGAGGCCGACGCGGCGAAGGTCGACGCGCTGCTGGGCGCGGCCGGCTGGAGCAAGTCCAACGGCAAGTGGACCAAGGACGGCAAGACGATCAAGTTCACCATCATCGACCCGAACTCGTTCACCGACTACTGGTGCGCGGCCCAGGCGATGGCCAAGGACCTCAACTCCCTCGGCTTCGACGTCGACGCCAACGGCGCGTTCGACTTCAACAGCTGGAACACCGCGATCACCACCGGGAAGTACGACGCGGCGATCCACTGGGGCCAGGGCGGCACCGCCTACCAGCGCCTCCAGTACGTGCTGGACCCGCGGATGGGCGCCGAGACCGGCAAGGTCGCGGCGGGCAACTTCAGCAAGTACGCCCCGGCGAAGGCGCTGGACGCGGTGAAGGCCTTCGAGTCGGCGGCCGACCCGGCCGCCGAGCAGGCCGCGCTGCACGACCTCCAGCAGATCATGTCGCAGGACGTGCCCGCGGTGCCGGTCTTCTACGGCCCGGCCTGGTACGAGTACAACGACACCCAGTTCACCGGCTGGCCGAACGAGGACGACCCCTACATGAACCCGTCGCCCAACAGCCAGGCGTACGAGTACATCATCCTCAAGCTGACCCCGCGCGACTGA
- a CDS encoding glycoside hydrolase family 16 protein — protein MRPTARPRNPRQARARRWLLAPLAALALTVSPIASPAANAAIGGSFTDNFDSFDTGRWHKADGWSNGGMFNAGWRADHVWFNGGVMGENLDTASCPGGCSGKPYASGEFRSNDLFSYGRFEARLQAVKNPGTVTGFFTYTGPSDNQPWDEIDVEILGKNPTQMQTNYFTNGVGGHETVINLGFDASAGYHDYAIEWWNQGTINWFVDGKLVHQENGSRGALPTHPMRLIANLWPGTGVDSWLNPFTYPGTPLTARYDWMKYTKY, from the coding sequence ATGCGACCCACCGCACGCCCCCGCAACCCCCGGCAGGCCCGCGCCCGCCGCTGGCTGCTCGCCCCGCTCGCCGCGCTCGCACTGACCGTCAGCCCGATCGCCAGCCCCGCCGCCAACGCCGCCATCGGCGGCAGCTTCACCGACAACTTCGACTCCTTCGACACCGGCCGCTGGCACAAGGCCGACGGCTGGAGCAACGGCGGCATGTTCAACGCCGGCTGGCGCGCCGACCACGTCTGGTTCAACGGCGGCGTGATGGGCGAGAACCTCGACACCGCGAGCTGCCCCGGCGGCTGCTCCGGCAAGCCCTACGCCTCCGGCGAGTTCCGCTCCAACGACCTGTTCTCGTACGGGCGTTTCGAGGCCCGGCTCCAGGCGGTCAAGAACCCCGGCACGGTCACCGGGTTCTTCACCTACACCGGGCCGAGCGACAACCAGCCGTGGGACGAGATCGACGTCGAGATCCTCGGCAAGAACCCCACCCAGATGCAGACCAACTACTTCACCAACGGCGTCGGCGGCCACGAGACCGTCATCAACCTCGGCTTCGACGCCTCCGCCGGGTACCACGACTACGCCATCGAGTGGTGGAACCAGGGCACCATCAACTGGTTCGTCGACGGCAAGCTCGTCCACCAGGAGAACGGCTCGCGCGGTGCCCTCCCCACCCACCCGATGCGGCTCATCGCCAACCTGTGGCCCGGCACCGGGGTCGACAGCTGGCTCAACCCGTTCACCTACCCGGGCACGCCGCTCACCGCCCGCTACGACTGGATGAAGTACACCAAGTACTGA
- a CDS encoding metallophosphoesterase, which yields MSPSRTPLYAAADVHGHRAEFLDALRAEGLADADGHWCGGRARLWMLGDYVDRGPDGIGVIEDIRRLAAQARDAGGKVGALLGNHEVQLLAAHRFGTAPVPGWDQPGGFHGGWSRFGGRESDLRRLTPSHLDWLAALPAAALVDGHLLVHSDTTQYLDLGTSLDAVNTAAADALADERPEAWLEFSRLMSSRGSFRGARAADPRDPVARVLDALGGTVLVHGHSTLTKHFGIPLEHLREALRYAGGRVVAIDGGVYEGGRILLTRLL from the coding sequence GTGTCCCCTTCCCGCACCCCGCTGTACGCCGCGGCCGACGTCCACGGCCACCGCGCGGAGTTCCTGGACGCGCTGCGCGCCGAGGGCCTCGCCGACGCCGATGGCCACTGGTGCGGCGGCCGGGCCCGGCTCTGGATGCTCGGCGACTACGTCGACCGCGGCCCGGACGGCATCGGCGTCATCGAGGACATCCGCCGCCTCGCGGCCCAGGCCCGCGACGCGGGCGGCAAGGTGGGCGCGCTGCTGGGCAACCACGAGGTGCAACTGCTCGCCGCGCACCGCTTCGGCACCGCCCCCGTCCCCGGCTGGGACCAGCCCGGCGGCTTCCACGGCGGCTGGTCCCGCTTCGGCGGCCGGGAGTCCGACCTGCGCCGCCTGACCCCCTCCCACCTGGACTGGCTCGCCGCCCTGCCCGCCGCCGCCCTGGTCGACGGCCACCTCCTGGTGCACTCCGACACCACCCAGTACCTCGACCTCGGGACCAGCCTCGACGCCGTCAACACCGCCGCCGCCGACGCGCTGGCCGACGAACGCCCGGAAGCCTGGCTGGAGTTCAGCCGGCTGATGAGCTCCCGCGGCTCCTTCCGGGGCGCCCGGGCCGCCGACCCCCGCGACCCCGTCGCCCGCGTCCTGGACGCCCTCGGCGGCACCGTCCTGGTGCACGGCCACAGCACCCTCACCAAGCACTTCGGCATCCCCCTGGAACACCTCCGGGAGGCCCTGCGCTACGCCGGGGGCCGGGTCGTCGCCATCGACGGCGGCGTGTACGAGGGCGGCCGGATCCTGCTCACCCGCCTGCTCTGA